GCGACCGACCTCGGGTCCCGGGGCGGCACCACGCTGCGGGTGCCCGGGCGACCGGCGCAGCGCATCCGCGGTCACGAGCAGTACGTCTGGGAGCCTGGGCAGGTGCTCGACCTGGCCGACAGCTACGAGATCGTCTACGAGGTCACCGAGTGAGCCCCTCGTGACCGGCGCCCCCGAGATCCCCGGCTACACCTTCCTGCAGCACCTCGGCAGCGGCGGCTTCGCCGACGTGTTCCTCTTCGAGCAGGAGTGGCCGCGCCAGCGGGTGGCGGTCAAGGTCGTGCGGCCCGACGTGTCGCTCACCGAGCGTGAGAAGGGCCTGTTCGCCGCGGAGGCCAACGCGATGGCCAAGCTCGCCGACCATCCCTACATCGTCTCGGTGATCACCGCCGGGATGACCGGCGGCACCGGGCCGGCGGCGGGTCGCCCCTACCTCGTGATGCGCTACTGCCCGCCGCCCGACCTCGGGGTGCGGGTGCGCCAGTCGCCGATGCCGGTCGCCGACGCCCTCAGCACCGGCATCAAGCTCGCCAGCGCCGTCGAGACCGCCCACCGCGCGGGCATCGTGCACCGCGACATCAAGCCCAGCAACGTGCTGGTGACCACCTACAGCGAGCCGGCGCTGACCGACTTCGGCATCGCCGGCTACCTCCACGAGATCGCCGCCGAGTCCGAGGTCCGCATCTCCTACCCGTGGTCGCCGCCCGAGCTGCTCGACGGCCGCTCCAACGGCTCGGTGGCCAGCGACGTCTACTCGCTCGGCGCGACGATCTGGAACCTGCTGACCGGCCGCTCACCGTTCGCGGTCCAGCACGGCGACAACACGCCGCGCGCCCTGTCGGCGCGGATCCTGCACACGCCGGCCCCCGCGACCGGGCGCCCCGACGTACCCCCGGCGCTCGAGGCGCTGCTGGCGCAGTGCCTGGCCAAGCCGCCCGAGCACCGGCCCGGGTCGGCCCTCGAGCTGGCCCGCGCGCTGCAGCGCGTCGAGTCCCAGGCCGGCTACGCCCGCACGGCCATCGCGGTCGAGGGCGACCGTCCGGCCGGCGAGGGCAGCGCCCCTCCCCCGCCCTCGGGCGACCCTGACGCGACCTACGTCAAGCCGATCACCGTCATCCCCGCCTCCGGGCCTCGGGCGGCGCGGATCGAGTCGGCCGTGGTCCCCGGCGGTGCCGCCGTCGTCGA
The Nocardioides plantarum genome window above contains:
- a CDS encoding serine/threonine-protein kinase, with translation MTGAPEIPGYTFLQHLGSGGFADVFLFEQEWPRQRVAVKVVRPDVSLTEREKGLFAAEANAMAKLADHPYIVSVITAGMTGGTGPAAGRPYLVMRYCPPPDLGVRVRQSPMPVADALSTGIKLASAVETAHRAGIVHRDIKPSNVLVTTYSEPALTDFGIAGYLHEIAAESEVRISYPWSPPELLDGRSNGSVASDVYSLGATIWNLLTGRSPFAVQHGDNTPRALSARILHTPAPATGRPDVPPALEALLAQCLAKPPEHRPGSALELARALQRVESQAGYARTAIAVEGDRPAGEGSAPPPPSGDPDATYVKPITVIPASGPRAARIESAVVPGGAAVVEHGSRAAWVWAVLGVLVVAAVVVALALRGGGEEEPPAAPPPTTPAPVEDGLVQLPPQVDGVRRGAQVVFTWRAADAARGGDTFEWRRTDTDEGARTADPRVTVKAASRVCVQVRLIRGSDASAFTERCVD